In Streptomyces puniciscabiei, a single genomic region encodes these proteins:
- a CDS encoding TldD/PmbA family protein gives MPHSIDEAFTALPLRSLADAALARARALGAEHADFRFERVRSASWRLRDARPAGSSDTTDLGYAVRVVHGGSWGFASGVDLTMDAAARVASQAVAMAKLSAQVIRAAGADERVELADEPVHADRTWVSSYEIDPFSVPDEEKAGLLAEWSARLLAANGVQHVDASLLTVHENKFYADTAGTVTTQQRVRLHPQLTAVSVDESSGEFDSMRTLAPPVGRGWEYLTGTGWDWDDELERIPELLAEKMRAPSVEPGLYDLVVDPSNLWLTIHESIGHATELDRALGYEAAYAGTSFATFDQLGKLRYGSELMNVTGDRTAEHGLATIGYDDEGVEAQSWDLVKDGTLVGYQLDRRIARLTGFDRSNGCAYADSPAHVPVQRMANVSLRPDPAGLSTEDLIGGVDRGIYVVGDRSWSIDMQRYNFQFTGQRFFRIENGRITGQLKDVAYQANTTDFWGSMTAVGGPQTYVLGGAFNCGKAQPGQVASVSHGCPSALFRAVNILNTTQEAGR, from the coding sequence GTGCCTCATTCCATCGATGAAGCCTTCACGGCGCTTCCGCTACGGTCCCTCGCCGACGCCGCGCTGGCACGCGCGCGTGCGCTCGGGGCGGAGCACGCGGACTTCCGGTTCGAGCGGGTGCGCAGCGCGTCCTGGCGGCTGCGCGACGCCAGGCCCGCCGGATCGTCGGACACCACCGACCTCGGGTACGCGGTGCGGGTCGTGCACGGCGGCTCGTGGGGCTTCGCCTCCGGGGTGGACCTGACCATGGACGCGGCAGCCAGGGTGGCTTCACAGGCGGTGGCCATGGCCAAGCTGTCCGCGCAGGTCATCAGGGCCGCGGGCGCCGACGAGCGGGTGGAGCTGGCCGACGAGCCGGTGCACGCCGACAGGACGTGGGTCTCGTCGTACGAGATCGACCCCTTCTCGGTGCCCGACGAGGAGAAGGCGGGGCTGCTGGCGGAGTGGAGCGCGCGGCTGCTGGCCGCGAACGGCGTCCAGCACGTGGACGCCTCGCTGCTCACCGTGCACGAGAACAAGTTCTACGCGGACACCGCCGGGACCGTGACCACCCAGCAGCGGGTGCGGCTGCATCCGCAGCTCACCGCGGTGTCGGTGGACGAGTCCAGCGGCGAGTTCGACTCGATGCGCACCCTCGCGCCGCCGGTCGGCCGGGGCTGGGAGTATCTGACCGGCACCGGCTGGGACTGGGACGACGAGCTGGAGCGGATCCCGGAGCTGCTCGCCGAGAAGATGCGGGCGCCGAGCGTGGAGCCGGGCCTGTACGACCTGGTGGTCGACCCGTCCAACCTGTGGCTGACCATCCACGAGTCCATCGGGCACGCGACGGAACTGGACCGCGCGCTCGGCTACGAGGCCGCCTACGCCGGCACCTCCTTCGCCACCTTCGACCAGCTGGGCAAGCTGCGGTACGGCTCCGAGCTGATGAACGTCACCGGGGACCGCACCGCCGAGCACGGCCTCGCGACCATCGGGTACGACGACGAGGGCGTCGAGGCGCAGTCCTGGGACCTGGTGAAGGACGGCACCCTGGTCGGCTACCAGCTGGACCGGCGGATCGCGCGGCTCACCGGGTTCGACCGGTCCAACGGGTGCGCGTACGCCGACTCCCCCGCGCATGTGCCGGTGCAGCGCATGGCCAACGTGTCCCTGCGGCCGGATCCGGCGGGGCTGTCCACCGAGGATCTCATCGGCGGCGTCGACCGGGGCATCTACGTGGTCGGCGACCGGTCCTGGTCGATCGACATGCAGCGCTACAACTTCCAGTTCACCGGACAGCGCTTCTTCAGGATCGAGAACGGGCGGATCACCGGGCAGCTGAAGGACGTGGCCTACCAGGCGAACACGACCGACTTCTGGGGCTCGATGACCGCCGTGGGCGGGCCCCAGACGTACGTCCTGGGCGGCGCCTTCAACTGCGGCAAGGCACAGCCAGGACAGGTGGCCTCCGTGTCGCACGGATGCCCGTCAGCCCTGTTCAGGGCAGTGAACATCCTCAACACCACGCAGGAGGCCGGTCGATGA